The DNA sequence GTCCGGGCCGCCGCCGCCGCGGCCGCCGGCGGACACCACACCGTGCACCTGGCCGCTCCCAACGACCCGGTCCTCCTGCTGCCTCGACTGATCCGGACGCTGATGGCCGACCTCACCGACACCGACGCCCTCGAGGTCAGCAGGTGGCATTCGCAGGCCGGTGAATTGCTGCCCGACAGCGGAGTGCGCACCCGGCCGCCCGGAGTGTCCCTGCACCCCACCGACACGATCGCCGCGATCGTCGGCTCCGTTAGCCGGCCCGGATTGCTGACACTCGCCCACCGCGGCGTCCTGACCGTCGAAGACCTCCCCGACTTCTCCGCCCGCACCCTCGAGGTGATCCGTTCGGAAATGCAGGACTGCGCGCTGCACGTCGCGGCTGCGGGAGGTGCAACGTCACGCCCGGCCGGGCCACGCACGGTGTTCACCGTGCGGGACTGCCTCTGCGGCTACGCCCAGGCCGAGAACTGCCGCTGCACGCCCCGGCGGCGTGCGCGCTACCTCGCGCGGATCCCGCTGTGGCTGCTGGACTGCACCGATCTGTTTGTCCGGCAGGTCACCGTCGCCGTGCCCGATCCGTCGCCGCCGTTACTGGAATCGCTGCGCGACGCCGTCGCCCGAGCTCGGGAGCGAGTCCGCAGCCGGTGGGGTACCGCACCGGAACCCGGGGCCGAGATCGACTACACCCACGCTGTCGCCGACCTTCCCGCCGGCACGGCGCAGGAGCTGGATGACGCGATCCGCGAGGGCCGGATTCGACCCGCACGGCGACGCGGTGCCTCAGGCTCGCCTGGACATGCGCCGACCTGGACGACCGGCCGCACCCGGACTTCACCGACATCTTGCTGACGCTCTCGCACCGAAGCGGAATGCTAAGCCTGCTGCGCAGCCCAGCTCCATGGTGAGCAGAAGCAGGAAACGAGACGGACAACCGAACTGCGGCAGCGGCTTGCTTGCGAGCCGGACAAGAGTAGAGAAGTCGCTGCTGCGCTCAGAAAAGCGGGCACGGGTGTTCCAGTCGGGCCGACGCACTTTAGCGGATCCTGGCGTCGGCGCAAGCCCGCCCAGTTCACGATCTCGGCTGCGGCCGTCTGGACGGGGCGGGCGTGCCGCCGACGCGGGCGGCCCCGCTCGGGCGAGTGCGTCCCGACCGGGACACCCGCACTCCGCTCGTTCTCCACCACTAGTCGGAAAACAGGGCGGCGTGCGGGGTTCGTGGCCGGTCACCGGGTTCTTCTCCGATGACCGGCCGACTCGTGTGAAGGAGCCCCTTCGTGACCAGCACGATGGATCTGCCGACCCAGCGCGACATCGACGACTCCACCATCACATCGGACACCGAGCTCACGCCGTCCAACCTGGACAGTGCCGCCACCGGTAGCGCCGCCACGGACGGCACGTCTTCGACCGACCTGGGTGACACCCCGCTCGACGAACTGTCCGACGAACAGCGCGCGGCGCTGCACGCCCGGTGGGACGCCGAGGTCGACACCATCATCTGGATCGACCCGCACTCTGCGCTGCTCGCCGAGAACGTGCGCACCGACAACGCCGAGGCCGACGAGGAAACCACGGCGAACTTCAAGGCCCATGGCGTCACCACCGCGTGCAACGGCTACCGCGACTACGACACCGGCGCCGTTGTGGTCACCGAAGGCAAGCGCCGGGTCCTCAACTCCCGCGAGGCCGGCTGCCTTTTGCCGGTCTGGATGAAGACGCCGCCGTCGGCCGACGAACGCAAGGCCACCATCGAGCGGATCGTCCACCAGTTCATCGAGAACGACATCCGCCGCGGGCTCACCCTGGCGGACAGGGCCCGCGGTTTCCAGCAGCTCGCCGCGTTCAACCTGACCCCGACCGGTATCGCCCGCAAGCTGGCGCTGGGCAAGAAGGGCAAGGCCTACGTCGAGAACGTCCTGCAGGCCGGGCAGAGCGAGCTGGCGCTCAAGGCCGCGGAACGGTTCGAGCTGGACCTGCTGCAGGCCGCGGTGGTCGCCGAGTTCGATGAGGCCGGTGACCTCGACACCGCGAAGGAACTGATCCGCATCGCGCGCGAGGCCCCGAACAACTTCGCCGTTTTCGCCGAGCGCAAGCGCGCAGAGCGCGCCCAGCACGAGCGGTTCGCCGCCCTGACCGAGGATCTCACCGAGGAACTGAGGACCGCCGGGGTCACGATCTTCGACGACTCCCTCTCGGCCTACGACGGGGACGCCCGCGCGCTCGACCGGCTGCGCCCCACCCCCGAGCACGAGCCCCGCACCGAGCTGACCGCCGAGGACCACGCGTCCTGCCCCGGTCACGGTGCGTGGATCGAGGAGGAGTACGACCAGGACGAGAAGCGGATCCCGGTGCCCGTCTACGGCTGCGCCGACTTCCTGGCCCACGGGCATGCCCTCAGCTACGCCCCGGCCGGCCGCGCGGACCTCACCCCCGTGGTGACCAGCTCCACCGGCACCTCCAGCGACCTCGGCGGCACGGCCGCGGCCGGCGACCTCGACGAGGTCGAGGCCGCCCGCGCCGAACAGGCCGCCGCCGAACTCGAGCGCCAGAAGGCGCGGATCACCCGCAAGTGGGTGATCCAGAACAACAAGGACTGGGACGCCTCCGAAGCACCGCGCCGGGAATGGCTGGCCGCGCTGCTGCAGCGCAAGAGCGCCCCGCAGGGTGCGCAGCTGTTCCTCGCCCTGCAGAAGGCCGCAGGCGGCTACGAGCTGCGGCGCGCCTTCGAACGCAACCACCCCCTCGCGATGACGCTGATCGGCCTGCCCGACGGAGCCACCCTCGCCGACCTGACCGAAAAGATCGCCAAGGCCCCCACCGCGGGTAAGGCCACGCTCTACGACCTGTTCCTCACCTTCTGCGCGATCGAGTCCGACCTGTCCCGCAACACCTGGCGCCACCCGTGGGGCTCCGCGCAGGCGTACATGGCCGCGCTCATCAGCTGGGGCTACCCGGCCTCCGACGTCGAACAGAAGGTGCTCAAACCCGAGACCGAGCAGGACGTCATCGCCGCCCAGCTCGGCAACCTCGACACCGCGGCTGCCAGCGACGGCGGCACGACCACCGACGGGGACGAGGCCGGCGTGGCGCCCGGCCACCAGCCGGACTCCGACAGCGACACCGACCCGGCCGGCCACGACTCCGACCGCGAGGCCGGGCCCGAGGACGCCGACCCCCAGGACCTCGACGAGGACGTCGCCGCCGCGGTGGACGGAGTCGACGTCGCGGGCATGGACGACCAGCACAGCACGGCGACCACCGTCACCGGTGACGACCTGTCCCGCCACGAGGAGCAGCCGCCCGGACAGGACACCGACGCCGAGGCGGAGCTGACCGGCACCGCGGTCTAACCGGACCGACCACCACCGCACCCGATTCCTCGCTGGGGCGGGCCCGCGCACCGCGACGCCGGGCCCGCCCCAGTCCCGTGCGTGAACGGAGTTTCCTCGATGCACCCGCACCTTCCGCCCGTGTTCAACCACATCCACCGCACCAGCACCTACGCCGCCGGGCACCACCCCGTCTGGCCGCACGCCCCGCTGCCGCCCGGCCCGCGCTGGACGCACGCCACCTGCCGCTGCGGGTGGGCCGAGATCGCCGAATCCCACAGCGACGCTCGCGTCCTGGCCCGCCACCACCGCCGCTACGCCGCCGACCACCCGGCCTTCTTGCCCGGTGCGGCGCTGCGGATCGGCGGCCGCGCCCACCAGGCCGACGCCACCGGCACCCACGTCTCCACCACCGGCATCCGCCACGGCTGGGCCCTCGCCGACGGCATCGGCGACAGCGCCCTGGCCGCTCACGCCGCCGGCAGCGCCGCGGCCACAGCCGCCTACGTCGCCGCCGACCGCGGTGCCGTCGCCGGGCTGCTCGCCGACACCGGGACCCTCGCCGCCCTGCTCGGTGGCGACACCGTCATGGTCGTCGCCGCGCCGCTCCCGCCCGAGCAGGGTGGTGGGTGGGACGTGGCGTGGGTCGGGGACTGCCGCGCCTACGAATACGACCCGGACACCGACGTCCTCACCCAGCTCACCGTCGGCCACACCGAAGGCCAGGAGCTTCGCGACAGCCTCGCCGAGCGCTACCGGGACCGGCCGCAGGACCTCGAGGAGCTGGCCGCCCGGCAGGACAACGTCGTCACCAGCTCCGTGGCCACCGCCGACCACGACACCCTCGGCCACGTCACCACGACCGGGCCGCGGCGTCGGTTGCTGCTGAACAGCGACGGCGTCCACAAACCCACACCGCACGCATCCCTCGTCCGCGCGGTCCGGACATTCAGCGACCCGAGGGCGTGCGCGAACCGGCTGACACTGGCCGCCCGGCACTCCCGCGGCACCGACAATGCCGCCGCCGTGGTCATCGACCCTGTACCCGCCCCGACCGCGGCGGAGCTGGTGCCATGACCACCCCGACGACGACTGCGCGCTCAGCCACGCTCGTCACCGGCACTGACCGCCTGCTCAGCGCCGCGTTGGACGCAGCAGGACGTGGGTGGCCGGTGTTCCCGCTCGCTCCGCGCAGCAAAAGACCCGCCATTCCCGAGTGGCAGCAGCGGGCGACCTGCGATCCCGACCGCATCGTCCGGTGGTGGACCCGCCACCCGACCCACAACCTGTTGACCGGACTAACGAACGACACGCCGTCGCATGTGGCGCGCGCAAGGTGGCTGACCGGTAGGACTCCCGGATCTCTGGATTCGGGAGGCTTCATGGAACTCAATCAACCCATGCGTGCTGATGCGTGTCCGAAGACGCTGCCACGGTGGGGGCGAGTAGAGGCGGTCGACGGTGTCGTGCCGTGGCTAGTCGTCGATGACCACGGCAACCCGGTCGAGCCGATCCGGCGATTCCTGCTCGATTTCGTGGCGAGCGGCTACAGCCGCGGCTCGGTGCGCAGCTACTCCTACGGGCTGCTGCGGTGGTGGCGGTGGCTGCTGGTCGACGACGTCGCCTGGGACAGGGCGACATCGAACGAGGTTCGCGGTCTGGTGCTGTGGATGCTGTCGGCGGACAAGCCTCGGCGCGCGGGTCGCACGGAATCGACGGCGACCGTCGGGACCGTCAATGTGATCACGCGCAAGCAGCACCTCAACGACGGTTATCAGCCGCGGACCATTCGCCATTCCAATGCGGTGATCCGCTCTTTCTACGAGTTCTGGCTTGACCTTGGGGAGCCCGGTGGGCCGTTGATCAACCCGGTTCCGTTGCGGGGCAAGCGTGGTGCTCGCGCGAACGAGCACCACAATCCTCTCCAGCCGTGGCGAGCCGAGGGACAACTGCGCTACAACCCGAGCGTTCCGAAGCGGAAGCCACGCGCGATGAGCGACCAGCAGTGGTTCGATCTGTTCGGTGCGCTGCGGTCCAATCGGGACCGGGCGATCCTCGCCGTGGCCGTGAGCAGCGCCGCGCGGGCCGCCGAACTGCTGGGTGTCCGGCCGGCTGACTTGGACTGGGGTGGGCAGCTGGTCCGGGTGATCCGCAAGGGCACCGCTGCGGAGCAATGGCTGCCGGCGAGCGCGGAGGCGTTTGTCTGGATCCGTTGCTATCTCGCCGATCTCGGGCAGCCGCTGGAACCTTCAGATCGGTTGTGGCAGACGCTTCGCCGCCGGGACTACGGCGCTGGGCAGGCGCGTCAGCCGTTGAACTACGAGGCGCTGCGGGCGGTGCTCCGGCGCGTCAACGCTCTACTGGGCAGCAATTGGTCGATGCACGACCTGCGGCACACCGCTGCACTGCGGATGAGTCGTGATGAGTCCTTGTCCATGCGCGACGTGCAGATCATCCTCGGGCACGCCCATCTCAGCACTACAGCCGACATCTACTTGGTCGAGGACGAAGCCGAGATCGTCCAGAGGGTGCACGAGCACTTTGCCCGGCGCAGCAAGCAGCCTCACCACCCTGCTCCTCCTGCGGCGGCCGGATACGACGAGCACGACCTGGCCGTGCTGTTCGGCAGGACCGCCCGATGACACTCGCAGACTCCTCGGTGATCGACGACCGGACGAGCAGCGACCGCATCTGTCCCGGCCACCCCACCGGTCCGCATGACTTGTTTACCACGGAGGACATTCTGCAGCGGCTGCCGACACTGCCGTGCTGGTCCGAACCGGACCGCAGTTCCTTCGGGCGGCGGCTGAGGGGCGCGAACCGGCTGCTGGAATGGCTGTCCACCATGCCGGGGAAAGGATGGCAGCAACGGTGGTCCGCGGCCGGCTGCGACCATCAGCCCTGCTGGATCGAGCAGGTCACCGCCGGTGACTGGCGCGGCCGGCCGACCAGTCTCGCCGAACTGCGCGCCGGGCTGAACTGGCTGTTCTTGGCTCGCGTCGTGCAACCCAGCTACGAATACTTCATCTGCAACACGACCTACCTGCTGTTCGAATTGGCACCGCGGGTGGTCAGCGCCGACCTCTTCGCCCGCGTCGCCGAGGCGAGCACCGGGCTACTGACGCGCCACCAGAAGGAAGCCAACAACACGCTCGTCAAGATCCTGATACACACCGGCAAAGACCTCAGCCAGATCAACGCGGCTGATCTGCTGGAATTCCGGGCTTGGCACCGCGCGCGGGGAAAGAAGCCCGAAGGGGTCAACAACGCCTGGGACCTTCTCCGGGAAACCGGATTGCTCGATGCCGACCAGACACTGTTCGAAACCAGCCGCACAGGCCAGAAGTCGCCCAGCGAGCTGGTCGACTTCTACAACCTCCGCAGCGCCAACGTCCGTCAGGCGCTGATCCGCTACCTCGAGGAACGCCAACCCCACCTGGACTACGCCTCGCTGCGCGGAATCACCGGGGCGTTGGCCGGCACATTCTGGGCTGACATCGAACGTCACCATCCCGGTATCGACAGCCTTGAACTGCCCGAACCGGTCGCCACAGCCTGGAAGGAACGCCTGTCGTTCGTCCACACCGCCGACGGGCGAACACGGCCTCGCAAGAGCAAGCTCGACATCCTGACCACCGTCCGCGCGTTCTACCTGGATCTGCAGGAATGGGCGCACAACGACGCCAGCTGGGCACAATGGGCCGTGCGCTGCCCCGTCCGCCGCGGCGACACCAACGGAATCGTCAAGGCCCGCAGGCAAGCCACCGCGCAGATGCACCAACGCGTCCGCGAACGGCTTCCGCAGCTGCACGTCCTCGTCGACACGGCCGAACAGCATCTCACGCACCCGCAAGCACTACTCGCCACCGCCCGCACGATCGTGGGCAATGAGCAGTTCACTCACAACGGACACCTCTACCGCCGCGTCATCCCCGTCGACGCCGGCACACCCCGCCACGGACGCGGCGACCACAACACCCTTCCCGTCGAACATATCGACTCCGGAACCCGCATCGACCTACTTCAGAGCGAGCGGGATGCTTTCTGGAGCTGGGCGATCATCGAGACCTTCCGCCACACCGGGGTCAGGATCGAAGAACTGCTCGAGATCACGCATCTCGCGCTCGTCACCTACGTCCTACCCGATACGGGAGAAGTCGTTCCGCTGTTGCAGATCGTTCCCTCCAAAGGCAACGAGGAGCGACTCCTGCTGGTCAGTCCCGAGCTTGCCAGTGTCCTGGCAACCATCATCACCCGCCTTCGTCAGGAGAACGGCAGCACCATCGCGCTGACGTCACGCTACGACATCCACGAACGCGTCAACGGCCCCTACCTTCCGCACCTTTTCCAACGCAGAGTCGGCAGTCACTGGCGCGTCTTCAGCTATCACACCGTCCACCGGCTACTCAACGACACCGTCACGCGGACGGGACTCCGTGACGCCGCAGGCGAGCCGTTGCGATTCACCCCGCACGACTTCCGCAGAATCTTCGCGACCGAAGCAGTCACCGGCGGACTGCCCGTCCACATCGCCGCCCGGCTTCTCGGCCACAGCTCCGTCGCCACCACACAGTCCTACCTCGCAGTTTTCCAGGACGACCTCGTCCGCTCATACCGTGCATTCCTCGACGCTCGCCGCGCCGTCCGCCCCGAAGCCGAGTACCGCGAGCCAACCAGCGAGGAGTGGGCCGAGTTCGAGCAGCACTTCCAGCTCCGCAAGCTCGAGCTCGGCACCTGCGGTCGCCCATACGGCAGTCCCTGCCAGCACGAACACGCCTGCATCCGATGCCCGATGCTGCGAGTCGATCCCCAGCAACGTCCACGACTTGTCGCGATCGCCCGCAACCTCACCGACCGCATCACCGAAGCGAGGCAAAACCGCTGGCTCGGCGAAGTCCGCGGACTCGAAACCAGTCTCGCTGCGGCAAAAGCCAAACTGGTCAGCCTCGACCGAGCGGCCCGCACCACGACGGGAACGCTCACCGACCTCGGTATTCCCCAGCTTCCGCCACGCCACGAGCACTAGCGCCTGCTGACGTCCCGAGTCAGGCCTCCCAGAAAGGGCAGATTCAGTGACCGACAACCCGTTCCGCACCGCCGCGCTCGACGCCGCACACCGCGGCTGGCCCGTCTTCCCGCTCCAGCCGAACTCGAAAATCCCCGCCATCAAACGCTGGGAGCAACGCGCCACCACCGATTCGGAGACGATCCACAGATGGTGGCCGGACAAGTCCAGAAAAAATGTGGGCATCGCCTGTGGGCCGGCAGGGCTGCTGGTGCTTGATCTCGACGCCGCCCGCGGGGTGATCCCCATCCCGTGGGCGCGCCGGGGCGCCACCCACGGCCGCGACATCCTTGCCCTGCTGGCACAGCAGGTCGGCGTGCCCGACCCAGTGGACACGTTCACAGTCGCGACTCCGCGCGGCGGTGAGCACCGCTACTTCGCCCGGCCGGCCGGATCGCGGCTGCGCAGCACCGTCGGGGCTCGCGGCCACGGGCTCGGCTGGCACATCGACACCCGCGGCCCTGGCGCGCTCATCACCGCACCGGGATCCATCGCCGTCGTCAAGGGCGTGCCGGTCCCGTATGCCGTCACCTGGGACCTGCCGGTCGCTGAACTGCCGGGCTGGCTGGTCACCGCCCTCACCCCGCCACCGCCGCCGCCTCGCCCGACGGTGGTCCGAGAACTGCCGGCGACCAGCCGCCGGGTCACCGCCTACGTCCAGGCCGCCGTGGCCGCCGAGCGCCGCAACGTCGCCACCGCAACCGAAGGCCACCGCCACATCACCGTCTACGCCGCCGCAGCAGCCCTCGGCGAGCTGCTAGGCAACGGGTGGATCAGCGCCGCCGCGATCACCCACCACCTCACCGACGCCGCCCGCCACCACCTCGGCTTCGCTGACTTCGACTCCCGCGAGCTGACCCGGACCATCCGCGACGGCATCGCCGCCGGCCGCGAACACCCCCGCATCCTCACCGACCGCCCCACACCCCAGCACGGGTAGCAGCCCGCTCACCGCTGACCGAAGGGACCTCGCCATGCCCGGCACCACCCCGTCCGATCCGGACACCACATCGAACCTCACCTGGCTCTGGCAACGCCAACCCGACAGCACCGACCTGGAAAAAGCCCTCATCCCCGCCCACCTGATCCGCGCGGCCTGGCTGCCGATGCTCCAGCACCGCTACACCGAAGGCGACCGCGTCCAGTTCACCTATGACGGGAAAGCACGGAAGGGCACAGTCGTGCAAGACCAGGGCATGTACCTGGCCATCAACGGCGAACGCCCAGGCTCGGGCTTCACCATCCACAAAACCGACGTCCGCCCGCACGACACCGAACCCGCCGCACCGACCGACCCGGTCATCGACACCGCGATCGACCCTCATCCCCATCCCGTCGTCCGCCGGGAAGGCCACACCGCGACCGCATACTGGAACCTCGGCCGCCCAGCCGTTGACGGCTGGCTGCCCTGGGCACGGCTGCACATCGCCTTCCAAACCGACATCGGTTTCGTCGCCACGCTCTCCAGCGTCGAAGAACTCGACCAAGCCGGCGAACACCGCGAACGTCAGCGGCCGCTCGACCCGATCGTGGTCCATCACCACCCCACGCGCCGCCCCAGCCACCACGCCGTCCGCACCTGCCTACGCGACGCCATCGACATCGTCATGTCCGCGGCCAGGCAACACCAACCCGTCGTCTGCGCCCACTTCGTACCGATCCTCGCCGCCGTCGGACAGAAGAAGTAACCAGCAGACGCTCGGCTGGTACGCCGCGGCGGGCGCGGTCACCACAAAAGCACAGCGCGGCCCGGACCTCACCACCGTGCCGATCCACCGTCAGACGGCGGTCCGGGCCACGCCGTGCTCGCGAGGCCCCGTTCACCACCGGCGGCCCCCAGCCGCCGGCAACCGACCATTCACGAAGGGGGCGCATGACGGAGCCGACGATCCACGTTCCTGAGGGGTACCGCGAAACCCACCTGCGCGGGCTGTGGGCCCTCATCGGCTGCCAGGTGCGCGGCGGCAACGGCAAGTACCTCGTCAGCGACAACATCGGCGGGCCAGGCGATTACGACGAGCCCACCGTGTGATACCCGCAGCCCTGCCATTGCCTGTGGTCGCCGCCGCCGGAGGACGTGCGCACGCTCGACGCCGCGCACGCACGTCTACGGCTTCACCGGGAGCGGATGCGCGAGGTCTCCGATGCGATCGGCCCACGCCAGGTCGGCGGCACTTACTGGTGCGGCTACTCGCATCGCTGGTACGTCGTTGAGTCCATCGAGATCCGCTTCCGCAACGGCAAACTGACCGCCCCGACCTGGTCGATCACCGCGCGCTGGGCCAGCGGCGAACGCGGCACCCCGTGGGATCCCCGCTACGACAGCAGCACGTCCTCCCCATCGCACTCGCCCGGTCCGGCTCCGGCGCCGCCGGAACTGCGCTCCCCACCGCCCTCTCGTGCCGGTGGTGCCGCTCCCGGTTCGCGCTCGTGCGCGCCGTTCACCGTCCGTTCTGTCTCACCTGAAAGGAAACGCTCGATGTCCGCTGCTCTACTGCCCAACATCCCTGACCGCGCTGCCGGATTCGCCCCCTCTCGCGAACCCGCGACCGATCGAGGTCGCCGCGCGCTCGGCGTCCTTCGCCGCCACGAACTGGTCCGCTGGCACGGACGCGACGAGATAGCCCGCGCCTATGTCCACCCGGAACGCGCCGTCATCGAAGTGCCGAACCGGCCCTGGCCGATCGGCCGGCCGGCCGGAGGACTACGACGACCACACCTCCACCGGGATCTGGTTCGACGCCACCGGTACACCACAGCCCGACCTGGCAGACCGTACTACACCTGAAGGTGTCACGCTGCTGTGCCGCCGCTGCGGCCTGGATTGCACCTGACAACCGCGAACGACAACCGCACGTCCACTTGAGACACAGACAGGGGAATCGATGCCTCACGAAAGCCATCCGCACGGACTTCCCACCGCCGCTCTACGCGTCGACGAAGGACTGGTATGCGGCGATGACCAGCTCTACTTCCCGGCGCAGCTCGGCGAACCGCAGTTCGCGGCCACCGACGAAACCGGCCGCCACCACTACACCGTGACGCCACGGTTTCGCCGTGTCGTCGCCGAATGGGTCGCCATCACCGTCGAAGCCACCTCCGACCATCTGCGCTTCCGCTGGGACGGCGACGAGCTGATCGTCATCGACGATGACGCACTTGACGACGAC is a window from the Amycolatopsis sp. cg9 genome containing:
- a CDS encoding ATP-binding protein, with product MRANLSIGDAELRLHGLSSAISRETRDRVRAAIRNSGLSWPSGVVHLTASTARPRSDVDLAAAAAALLVTGAVPVRRLTATALIGELGLDGTVRPVPDVAPRAIAAADAGFTHLVVPAATAAEASAVPGLTIIPVTCLDDLVSWLRGNPAPALQPEPGKRGPSETSWDPEGWARLSPAAVRAAAAAAAGGHHTVHLAAPNDPVLLLPRLIRTLMADLTDTDALEVSRWHSQAGELLPDSGVRTRPPGVSLHPTDTIAAIVGSVSRPGLLTLAHRGVLTVEDLPDFSARTLEVIRSEMQDCALHVAAAGGATSRPAGPRTVFTVRDCLCGYAQAENCRCTPRRRARYLARIPLWLLDCTDLFVRQVTVAVPDPSPPLLESLRDAVARARERVRSRWGTAPEPGAEIDYTHAVADLPAGTAQELDDAIREGRIRPARRRGASGSPGHAPTWTTGRTRTSPTSC
- a CDS encoding PP2C family serine/threonine-protein phosphatase, which produces MFNHIHRTSTYAAGHHPVWPHAPLPPGPRWTHATCRCGWAEIAESHSDARVLARHHRRYAADHPAFLPGAALRIGGRAHQADATGTHVSTTGIRHGWALADGIGDSALAAHAAGSAAATAAYVAADRGAVAGLLADTGTLAALLGGDTVMVVAAPLPPEQGGGWDVAWVGDCRAYEYDPDTDVLTQLTVGHTEGQELRDSLAERYRDRPQDLEELAARQDNVVTSSVATADHDTLGHVTTTGPRRRLLLNSDGVHKPTPHASLVRAVRTFSDPRACANRLTLAARHSRGTDNAAAVVIDPVPAPTAAELVP
- a CDS encoding tyrosine-type recombinase/integrase, translating into MTTPTTTARSATLVTGTDRLLSAALDAAGRGWPVFPLAPRSKRPAIPEWQQRATCDPDRIVRWWTRHPTHNLLTGLTNDTPSHVARARWLTGRTPGSLDSGGFMELNQPMRADACPKTLPRWGRVEAVDGVVPWLVVDDHGNPVEPIRRFLLDFVASGYSRGSVRSYSYGLLRWWRWLLVDDVAWDRATSNEVRGLVLWMLSADKPRRAGRTESTATVGTVNVITRKQHLNDGYQPRTIRHSNAVIRSFYEFWLDLGEPGGPLINPVPLRGKRGARANEHHNPLQPWRAEGQLRYNPSVPKRKPRAMSDQQWFDLFGALRSNRDRAILAVAVSSAARAAELLGVRPADLDWGGQLVRVIRKGTAAEQWLPASAEAFVWIRCYLADLGQPLEPSDRLWQTLRRRDYGAGQARQPLNYEALRAVLRRVNALLGSNWSMHDLRHTAALRMSRDESLSMRDVQIILGHAHLSTTADIYLVEDEAEIVQRVHEHFARRSKQPHHPAPPAAAGYDEHDLAVLFGRTAR
- a CDS encoding tyrosine-type recombinase/integrase, with amino-acid sequence MTLADSSVIDDRTSSDRICPGHPTGPHDLFTTEDILQRLPTLPCWSEPDRSSFGRRLRGANRLLEWLSTMPGKGWQQRWSAAGCDHQPCWIEQVTAGDWRGRPTSLAELRAGLNWLFLARVVQPSYEYFICNTTYLLFELAPRVVSADLFARVAEASTGLLTRHQKEANNTLVKILIHTGKDLSQINAADLLEFRAWHRARGKKPEGVNNAWDLLRETGLLDADQTLFETSRTGQKSPSELVDFYNLRSANVRQALIRYLEERQPHLDYASLRGITGALAGTFWADIERHHPGIDSLELPEPVATAWKERLSFVHTADGRTRPRKSKLDILTTVRAFYLDLQEWAHNDASWAQWAVRCPVRRGDTNGIVKARRQATAQMHQRVRERLPQLHVLVDTAEQHLTHPQALLATARTIVGNEQFTHNGHLYRRVIPVDAGTPRHGRGDHNTLPVEHIDSGTRIDLLQSERDAFWSWAIIETFRHTGVRIEELLEITHLALVTYVLPDTGEVVPLLQIVPSKGNEERLLLVSPELASVLATIITRLRQENGSTIALTSRYDIHERVNGPYLPHLFQRRVGSHWRVFSYHTVHRLLNDTVTRTGLRDAAGEPLRFTPHDFRRIFATEAVTGGLPVHIAARLLGHSSVATTQSYLAVFQDDLVRSYRAFLDARRAVRPEAEYREPTSEEWAEFEQHFQLRKLELGTCGRPYGSPCQHEHACIRCPMLRVDPQQRPRLVAIARNLTDRITEARQNRWLGEVRGLETSLAAAKAKLVSLDRAARTTTGTLTDLGIPQLPPRHEH
- a CDS encoding bifunctional DNA primase/polymerase, with protein sequence MTDNPFRTAALDAAHRGWPVFPLQPNSKIPAIKRWEQRATTDSETIHRWWPDKSRKNVGIACGPAGLLVLDLDAARGVIPIPWARRGATHGRDILALLAQQVGVPDPVDTFTVATPRGGEHRYFARPAGSRLRSTVGARGHGLGWHIDTRGPGALITAPGSIAVVKGVPVPYAVTWDLPVAELPGWLVTALTPPPPPPRPTVVRELPATSRRVTAYVQAAVAAERRNVATATEGHRHITVYAAAAALGELLGNGWISAAAITHHLTDAARHHLGFADFDSRELTRTIRDGIAAGREHPRILTDRPTPQHG